TTtagcagaaaatgagaaagtagGGATATAAACTATCTCTGGGGTCTTGATGCACTCATAATGTTATTTTTCCCAGAAAGTATCGATTGTCTCTTTATGGGCTCTCAACAGAGTACTCAGAATGGAATATAGTTTTATCAtaacaagaaaacacagacattttccatcttttactCAACTATACTATGACTAATAGACTTAATCAACTATATTACAGATCACTCTCAATACTTAGGGTAGATCAAAACCACCTTTGAGAAATTCAATAAGTGTTTAATATGTGATGGATTGAATTTGTTAACTCAGCCATATTTATACTACTTTTCAAGAGAGATTCTATTTGAATATCATTGCATATAGCTAGATTTCAGTCACCGCCTTTAGCTCTATTCAAACCAACCTCTTGTTTCTTTCATCTAGTTTCTGGCCAATGTCAGGAGGAACCACCTCAAATACTGAAATTAAATATCCATCTTAAAGCCTAACCTGGTTCATAGCCTCTTCTAAGAGAGAATCTATCTCTTTCATGAGTGAGAAATGTTCTCTGTCTGCATGATGCATACCCTTCCAGTTGTCTTCGGAAAAGAATTCGAAACTCATGTAGGATATCACGTGTCCCCTATGCTGCTACTCAGCTGTTCTGTGAGGAGACTTCACCCCAGACACCCCAGGGCAACTGTAAGATGATGGAACTCAgagggtgactgggtggaggAGTCTCCAGGTCTCTAGTTGGACTGAGGAAGGAGAGGCCTATACTGAAACAAATTTGACACACTGTAACAGAAAAGCACAAAGTCCTGCTTTTCTGCCCAGTCTCTGTAGAAAGATCAACCTAGTTTTTTGTACCAGTTTTACTTACTGAGGTGTaattgatacacacacacacacacacacacaaacctgcaCAGATTTAAAGTATATAGTGTAATGAGTTTCAGCATATCACTATACCCaagaaaccatcaccacagtcaggGTAATGAACATATGTATCACCTCCAGAAGTTTGTTCTtgctcttttgttgtttttttcttattgaggTAAGAGCACTTAACAGAAGCTCTACACTcctatcaaaattttaagtgcacaatacgGTATGATTAACTCTAGACACAATGCTGTACACAGGTCTCtaccacttatttattttgtatcactggaactttatacattttgaacagcaactccccatttccccctccccacagTCCTTGTCTACCACccttctattctctgtttctatgagtttgactattttgtATGCCTCACATAagaagaattatgaaaaaaaaaaaagaagaatcatgCACTATATCCTTTTgtgattgacttttttcacttatctaaatgtcctccaggttcatctagGTTGTCAGTGACAGAttaccttcctttttaaggctgaataataatataatatcctagtatatatatattgccacatttttaaatccatttgtcCATcagtagacacttaggttgtttgcatatcttgactgttgtgaataatgctgcaatgaaagtaagtacagatatctctttgagatcctgatttcaatcattttggatatatacctggatatatgcccagaagtggaactgaAAGATCATataatagttctgtttttaaatttctgaagtATTGCCATACTTTTTTTCCACAGTGATTATAtcatttttcattcctaccaagAGTTTACAAAGATTCCAATTGCTCCATACCCTTTTAATACCTGATAGAAAGAAAACGAATATGTAAGTCAATGTTTCACTTTTTTCAGTGTTTCACTTTATAACAAAAGTgtagaattttccagaaataacaaaaaagtaacataattacatataaaaatactcaTGCCTTTACAATGGCATTTGAATATAGGTTGTGTCCTCTTTTCACTTACAAAGAATTGAAGGAATATTCTCTTTGGGGAGAGGAATCATACAAAATCATACAAAAAATACACAGACATTTTGACAGAATTTTTACTTTACTTAGAATATCTTCCCATGAAACTATAAACTCAATTGAGAAATCAGCATTCTTTAGAAACCCCATAAAAGCTGATCAAAGAAATTTCACTAACTAGCCTAGTTTGATGCAAATTGAAAATATGGGAATTATTTACTGTTAGGCTCATATGGTTTGATTGTGAGAATTCTgacctgaaagaaaaaagatcttaCTCATGAAAgcctctgccaaaaaaaaaaaaaaaaaaaaaaaaaaatgaggttaagGAATTTTTCTAACATAAATTAGTGTAAATTATGAGTTCAAAACCTTCTATGGTTTGCCCTATCTGGCACTGAAGATAAATAAAAGCCCTGGGAAGATGGTGACATTCCAAACTGAGGACACTTATCAACATTCCAACTGAGGACACTTATCCAATTATCAACTGAACCTTTCATCCCTGACACATGTGCTACTATGGCAATTATTCTGGTGGCTTGGTctgtggctctggctctggctctggtgGGGAAGGATATGGTTGCCACCACCCATCTTACCTTAGCAGATACTGGTCCTGTGGATTTTACTTCTAAAGATACTCCAGAActcctcttcctgtgtttcctgAATCCACTTTTTGAGTTCTTCTCTTTGTGAAATGGCGATTCTCTCATTCTAGAATACTTAGGAAAGAACAGTTGCAATTCTACATGCATCAGCTCAGTTGAATAAAATCATCTGGAATGTCttgctttataaaagaaaattcttctccTGTTACTGCATTACAATTATTGCTCTGCATACATTTTAGTTCAACATTCTTCATGTGAAACAAAATTTATCtcaattttcaataaaatctcCTATGTTGAaaatacagggtttttttttacattactttGATACACCTgttgcatgcacatgtgtgtgtacttTTGTGACAGAAACATGCTAAAAAACTAAAGctgaagaataaattatttctaaatgaaatttgGTTTTGATGAAACTGTAATCACTGCAACCACTTGATTATATTTAAACATTAGCCCATATGCTGAGTTTCTAATTAAAGGATAAAATCCCAGAATGACACTCCTATTTCCAATCACCATATTCTACATGCCTCTGTCTTTAGCTATTTCCTTACACCCCACTCTTGTGATTTTGAACTGTACTTCCTGGTGGTTGTACTTGGATTTTCCACCTCACATCTAATAGTAGCCCACAGAATGGAAGTGCACATCATCTTCGTCTTTAAGAATTTCTAGAAAGTGCCACCCCATTACCACATAAGCACATCAGACATAAGAAATTAAATCAGCACTTTCATGGAATAAtgattttgaatttcatatttctaatttctgttttgaatatattaaaatttatttttatattgaatacaACTTTCCACCAGAtcctatcagaaaaaaattgcatAATGGAATTTTAACATCATTGTGTTGAAGACATATTTTGACCTAAGTTTTTTGTGTCATTTTGACCTTTGTTTGAAATTAAGAACTTTTCCCCAAATGCTCAAAAAAAGCATATCCCCTTTATCAGTATGAAATATCAACATGTGGTACGTTGCAGatattattctttaataatatagATGGCCAAGTAACTCTTTAGGAATTTCAaatttctattaattattttttaaaactggatcATAAGATTGAATGACATTTATGGTTTGCTATATATAGTATTAGaagtcatttctcatttttctcagtaggtaaaatattttaatctatgtATCCATCTTATACAATGGAATTTTCTTGGCTTTCTAAAAATACCACAGCCTATGATTTGagagaaaaaatcaaataacactAAGAAAACAATGCCAATTCTAGAATTTACATGATTCCAACACCTATGACAGTGCCTGGAAGTATTACAGATTTgaattttgtttacatttctgggtttttttttaatgaataaatggaaaataaattaatgaatgaataaggatgacaatcttttttaatgttttatgtgaCTTTTAGAACACTTTCAAATtaaaagcttactttaaaaatgaatagcatATGAAAATGCATGGATATTCAGATGTGTACATAGCTATCCTCTCCAAAGCCTCACTACCCAAATGATTCTTTTTTGTCCAATTGACATTGTTCAAATTCTTCTCATGTTAAGCTCGGAGGGGAAGATGAATTTAGTAGCAATGTAAAATAGAGGGTTTGTATTTCACCATCCTTTACCTATGGCCAGGAGTACCTAGAAGACAAGTGCATGATTACCAAACCCTCTGGTGATTCTGATGAAAGAATTGGACAATTGTGTGCTTAAAGTTGCCTactaaaataaggcaaaattattttttcatacatagttgggaaaatataatgaattctcatatatgtttatatattataccATTCTTGAGTGATACAGTGTGCATACATTGCTTCAATAGATTTCAGTCAGTTAGACACATACCAGTTCCCTTTATGGTTCACACTAGGATCCAGCcagtgttgggaaaaaaaaaaaaaaaaaaacctcagttaggaaaattaaatgttcatttaaaaatgaaaacttagagCATGATCTCCTATAGACAGGAAATTTTTCTCTATATGTACCAAGACCTATACCCAGTTGAATTCCAAGCATGACCACATCTGTCCTATGATACATGTGCTCCTGCCACTATTCAGCTAACCTGAGTGTGCGGCTCTTGGAAGTTCCCCAccaaaatataataaacaaacaaacaaacaaaaaagcccattGGATCTAGCAGTGGTAAGGAAAAATGACAGAATAGAACACAGCTTCACCAGGACCAGTGAACTAAGCCTCCTCATTGCTCATATCTGTATCAGCGGTACTTGATCACACTGTGACAGATGAAAGCATAAAATGCCATCAGTTTCCAGTAAACAGATAACAAACTCCCTGAATGCTGAGCCATCATGCATTAAtgaaaaggaacatttttaaaaatcctaagttGTGTAAGTAAATAGTTAACTTTACAAATGTgatcaaacattaaaaattaatgtaaatatcAATGAAAGAAGAGGTGTCTTTATAATAGGATAGAAACCTACTTGTATTTGGTCAATTATTCATTGTCATTGATCAGTGAGAAACACTATTTAGGGATGTAAAATCCTTTAATGTAgtaaaaagaattcataaaatttaTAGACATGTGGCTCCAAGTAACTTTCCTCTTCTAACCACCTACCTCAGACATGATTATGTAGTAGGCATTAATATTCTTCAAATGAAAATGGAGGGGAAAAGCCAATAAGGTCTTATATGCTCATGGATTTACATAGAGTCTGATcctaaatgttaaatatatttttatctagtTTGCAGAGTGGACAAACTAGTTACAACATAACAGAAATCTACTTTTGAGGCAAAACAAGTAGATTGTAAGAAACCAGGCATTGTAACTAAGTAATCATGGCTTAAGGAATGCACttcacataaatgaaagaaatagagattCATGAGGAGCTTTATTGCAAATTAGTCTGAAGTATGAGGTCAAGATTGTCTGTGGTTTGCCATATCTACTATTTACTTTATATAAAAGGTCTTTTGCAGATGATGCCATAAAACTCAAGAAACTTATTTCCTGCTCCTCAACTGAATCTTGCACTACTAACACATGTGTTCCTATTGTGGTGGCCAGGACTACAGTTATGGTGGTCTGAGGTGTAATGATAGAATTTTTTGAATCAATATTATAGAATTTCTACCCATAATGAGTCTATGCAACTATCATCACGTGcaaaaattaatagataaaatttgTCAGGGAAGATTATATCATGAACTCAATTAACAATCTCACCACTACTAAATGTGAAGCCATGGGACAACCAGACAACCATGAGCCTCCTAATATTATAGAAAACAAAGTATACAGAGTActcataaagtatttttcttgtcAAAAAATAAGGAGAATGACCAGAATCACTTCAACCCTCTACATCTACTTATCAGGATAGAGATGATACAAGGGATAGaggaatatatgaagaattattaaatctttaaaaagaattagaagacatTATGCCTAAATGTGAGTCCcaacataaaaaattaactataaaaatgtaattgtgaACTAATCAAGAAAATCTGAGCATGAATTGAATATTAAAGGATgctaaggaatttttttaaatttcatctgtgTGATACTGGTATtgtaattatatatgttttttaaaatctcattttaagtACTGAAGTACTTATAAGAAAAATGCTACTTGtcttagatttgttttaaaacattcagcaaaaataacaaaaggtaTATAGGGAGAGATGGTATTGATGGTGGAATACTGGCAGATATTAGACCTTGAGGATGTGTTTATAAAGTTTCAAAATTCAATTCTATATACTTTTATGCCTGTTTTATGTGAAAGTAAATAATATACATGGAAAGCCTACCTAACTCTACTGAATAAGTTCTATtgttaggaaaattatttttcaccttAAGAAAGACTCTCACATAATATATTAGAAGTaatgatacaattttaaaaatcaacattttagaACCTTGTCAATGATTAAACTAGATAAAAATTGgttcaaatactttaaataaataaaagctgagtAAGGGtttgaaaaagagaataagaaaaacactTGAAAGGCACACGGTTTGATTGTAGGGAAGCTGACTCAACAGCCAAATCATCCTGTTCATGAGGGCCTCACCTTGCCTAATGAAACAAAGACTCAGGAAGTGTACTGATGTAAATTAGTAGGAAATATGTGATCAACAAGTCCTGTGATGCGTCCCATCCACTGAAGGCACATATAAAAGGACCTGTGCAGATGGTGATGTTCAAACCGACAGAAACTGATCCCCTACTCCTCAGCCAAATCCCTTACTCCTGAAACCATGTCTTACTACGGCAACTACTATGGTGGCCTAGGCTGTGGCTATGGTGGCTGCGGCTATGGTGGCCTAGGCTGTGGCTACAGTGGCCTGGGCTGTGGCTACGGCAGCTGGGGCTATGGTGGCTATGGATGTGGCCACAATGGTGTGGGCTATGTCTGTGGAGGCTATGGATATGGAAGCAACCGACCATCTTGCTGCAGAAGTTGCCAGTCATACAGGTTCTACTGAGAAGCTTCCAGAGAAACTCAACTTGTTATTCTCCTCCAGCGGCCTGAATCTGCCTCCATGATTCTGCCCATGAATAATCCCATTTTCTATTCCAAAATGTCAACATCATcctaaaatatctgaaaagataaaataaaatagattccgCAAACCTTACTAGAATCACTGAAATTGCATGGAATGtttcacaattttttaatttaaaaattttcctttgatATCATATTAGCTTCTAATTCCTTACATTTTTGATCAACAATTTTGTGTGGGAAAAGTTTACAgtgaatttaataaacatttatctcATGGAAAGTATTTGTTGCATTTATAGtgatttttcttcatcattttgtgtgtgttaaaataattcaattaaatattGCTTTTGGGGGGATCAATATTTTCATATGGCTTTGCAACATTGCCACATCTTAATGCTATAAATGGGGAGATAGCCTATGAGAAGTCACAAccataataatatcaataatataatCCATTGCCTTAGAAGTGAATGGCACAAGGGGCCCTCAATAAAATATCGCCTAAATGATGTAATGTCACTGACTTAAATGATGGGACATAGCAAATCATGTAATAACTtttttcaatatgtatttattttagagagaaagaagaaagaaagaaagaagaaagaagaaagaaagaaaggaaagaaagaaagaaagaaagaaagaaagaaagaaagaaagaaagaaagaaagaaagaaagaaagaaaagaaagaaagaaagaaaagagagtgtgagcaggggaaggggcagaatgagaagggggagaggatctcaaacagactccctgtggagcatggagcctaacttggggcccaatctcatgactttgagatcatgacctgagctaaaactaagagtcagatgttccACCAATGGAGCAATCCAGCACCCCAaccatataataatttttaatgaattctatGAAATTTTGATTGGGAATGTGAGAACTTAGAGCTATgctcatatatacacatacccatCTCCAGGCTCTTATAAATGATGACATTGTGTTTGATGGTACAGCCTTAGAGACGCAGCAGCTGAGGAGCACTGGGACTCAGCAACCCTTCTCTTTTGCCTAATCCTCCTCTAGCTATGACAGACACAATGTACATATTGATCATTTTGTTTAGCCAACATACAGCCAAGCTAAactatctttaaataaaacagattgcAATTCTACCTATTGAACTCGTCTCATTTCCTAACTGAACCTGCATACTCTCATCAGAAATGCCAACTTCATTCCTgactattggggaaaaaaataattcagatttagCATGCCTATTTTGGCTTTCCAAAATCAATGGGATGACTtgtaatttatagaaaatttttactttttatgttgttttagCATTATTCTTCCTTGTATCGTTCATGTGAGAGTTAAAGTTCATATTTAACAACAATTTATCCCTGTAAATATTGCTGCATTGCATTTACATTAACATTCCCAtcattgctttttctgtttctgtgtatatgtatgtatgtgagactaaggaatagaaggagagagaaagaaacagaaaatgagcaGAAATGGTGATGAGAAAACAGACTGTCTTGGgctgtttctgaagattttctgtgTCTGCAAATTCAAGAGTCTTAACATTCCATCTTTTTGTCTCAGAACAAATGTGACCCAGGTTTCCATATGATTCAGCAGCTACTACTACATCTGATCAGACTATCAAATTACTTTTTCtatgacaaatttttaaatacttttgccACTAAAATAGGCTTTTTTCCATCACTACATTTAACATCCCCTG
This genomic window from Canis lupus familiaris isolate Mischka breed German Shepherd chromosome 31, alternate assembly UU_Cfam_GSD_1.0, whole genome shotgun sequence contains:
- the LOC100686828 gene encoding keratin-associated protein 21-1-like; protein product: MSYYGNYYGGLGCGYGGCGYGGLGCGYSGLGCGYGSWGYGGYGCGHNGVGYVCGGYGYGSNRPSCCRSCQSYRFY